The Candidatus Acidiferrales bacterium genome contains the following window.
TGCAGCGGCGCGAGCTCCTGGCCCAGCCGTGCCAGCCATTCGCTGGCAGGCCGCAGAAAATTTTCCTGTTGGCCTCGCAATTCCATCTTTGGATCCGCGAGCAGCCACGACGGCAGGCCGCCTAAATCCCACTCCGAGCAGATGTATGGTCCCACACGCAAAATCACGTAGAGCCCTTCTTCCTGTGCCTCGCGGACGAACTCCGCCACGTCGAGTTGCCCGCTGAAATCGTAAATACCTGGCTTCCGCTCATGCAGATCCCAGAAAACGTAAGTCGAAATCGTATTCAATCCCATCGCCCGCGCTTTTTGGAGACGATCGCGCCAGTAAGCGCGCGGAATGCGTGCATAATGCATTTCGCCGGAGATCACCTGAAACGGCCGCCCGTCGAGCACAAATCGGCCGCCTTCGACGCGAAAGGAGTGTGCTTGCTGAGGCCCTGCCGGAAGCGACAGAGGAAGAACCATCACCCCAAAAGCGGCAGCAATCAAAGAGAGGAACCTCACGTGCTCGTTTCCTCGCATTCCTCGCGAAATCGCTTCCGGGAGTGCATTGTCCACCTTTATTCGCGTCGAGCATCGCAGGTTTTGCGCTCAATGAAGAAACGCCGGCGATGTGGGCTGGCTGTAGGATAATGACGCTCGCCTCTTGCAGCAAGGAGCCATTTTCGCTGGAGAACCGAATGAGCCTGGTCACGCCATCGTGAACACTGCGCCGAATGAAATTACGAAGGCTGTGATTCTCGCTCGCGGTTTGGGCAAGCGAATGCGCTCCCCCGATTCCTCCGCGGATCTCGCCGACGAGCAAGCTCGTGCCGCTGACGCAGGAATGAAAGCGATGATTCCGATTGGGCGTCCGTTTCTCGATTTCGTCCTTGCTGCGCTTGCCGATGCGGGCTTCACTGAAGTGTGCCTCGTGGTCGGGCCGGAACACACCGCCATTCGCGAATATTACGCTTCAATTCCTGCGCGCCGCGTCCGCATCTGTTTTGCGATTCAAGAGAACCCGATGGGCACGGCAAATGCTCTTCTTGCTGCGGAGTCGTTCACGGCCGGCGAGTCGTTTCTTGTTCTCAATTCCGATAATTATTATCCCGTCGAAGTTTTCCAGGCGTTGCGTGCCCTCGGCGAGCCGGGCCTTCCTGCTTTCGAGCGCGAAGGGCTGCTCCGAGAAAGCAATATTCCTTCCGATAGAATTCGCGGCTATGCGCTGCTGGAAATTAGCGCGAAGGGTTATCTCAAGCGAATTATCGAGAAACCCGATGAGATGCCCCAAGCCGTCGCCAGCAGGGAAATCTTCATCAGCATGAACTGCTGGCGATTCAGTCCCGCGATTTTTCGCGCCTGCCGCGAAGTCCCTCGCTCAGCGCGAGGCGAATTCGAGCTGCCGGAAGCTGTGCAATACGGCCTCGCGTCGCTCGGCCTTCGTTTCAAGACGATTCCGTTTCGCGCGGGCGTTCTCGATCTTTCCTATCGTGGCGACATCGCCGAAGTCGCGAAGCGCCTTGCTGATGTTCGAGTCGAGCTATGAGCGCATTTGACGATCGGCTGCGCGGCTCTGGCATGAGCGCCGTCGAATCTTCTGCAAAATCTGCGCTCTTCGCGAGGTTGCTGCGGGAATTGCAAGGGATGCGCGAAGGAGGCGCCAGTTTCCATTACGCTTTTTTCATTCCCGGCCGCCTCGAATTTCTCGGAAAGCACACAGACTATGCAGGTGGTCGCAGTCTTCTGTGTGCCATCGAACACGGCATCTGCATCGTGGCCGCGCCACGCGATGACGCGCAGATATGCATCTTCGACGCTGGCCGCGCCTCCTCCGTCGATTTCGAATTCACCGCATCCATCGAACCAACCGCGGGGCACTGGTCGAATTTCCCGATGACCGTGGCGCGACGGCTGGCGCGCGACTTTCCAGGCAAGCGCGTGGGCGCGGACATTGTCTTCGCCAGTGATCTTCCTCGCGCCTCGGGCATGAGCAGTTCCAGCGCTTTCATGGTCGCGATCTTCTTCGTTCTCGCACAGGCAAATGAACTGTGGCAGACGCAATCTTACCTGCGCGCCATTTCCTCCCGAGAAGACCTTGCCGGCTATCTCGCTGCCATCGAAAGCGGCGCGAGCTACAAGGCCTTCCTCGGCACTCGCGGCGTGGGCACGCATGGAGGAAGCGAAGACCACGTTGCCATCCTGTGTTCGCGCGCGGGATTTTTGCGTCAGTATTCTTTTTGCCCGATACATTTCGAGCGGGAAATTTCTCTGCCGGAGCGGCATCGCTTCGTCATCGGAGTCAGCGGCGTGAAAGCTGACAAGACCGGCGACGCGCGCGATGCCTACAATCGCGCTTCAGAAGCCGCGGAAAGAATTATGGACCTTTGGCGCCGCACCACCGGTCGCAGCGATTCCTCGCTTGCTGCGGTCTTATCTTCGTATCCCGAGGCGAGCGATCAGCTTCGTCAAATATTGAGCGGATCGAAGGACGCCGACTACCCCGCTAGCGCGCTTCTGGATCGCGTCACTCAGTTTGCCGAAGAGAGCAACGGAATCATTCCTTCCGCCGGAGATGCTCTCGCTCGTGGGGATTTTGCGCGCCTTGGCGTGCTTGTCGATCGTTCTCAGTTTCTCGCTGAAACGCTCCTTAAGAACCAGGTTCCCGAAACGATCGAACTGGCTCGTTCCGCCCGTTCTTTTGGTGCTGCGGCGGCCTCAGCTTTCGGTGCGGGTTTCGGAGGCAGCGTCTGGGCGCTCGTCGATTCCGGTCGCGAAGAAGAGTTTTGCAATGCATGGGCGGCGCATTATCATCAGCGCTTTCCGGAGCGGGCCGATGACAGCCGTTTTTTCGTCAGCGGTCCCGGCCCGGGTTTAGTTCAGTTCGATTAACGCTAGTTTGTTGAGGAGATTCGTGCGTCGCGCGAAAAAAGTCCCGGATCCAACGCAGCAAGATTTATTGCGTGCCATGACTCGCCGCGAATTTGTTGGCCGCGGCGCTTTGTTGCTGGCAAGCCTTCCGGCAGCTTCCTTTCTCGGCCATTCGCCTTTCGGTGCGATCCTCCAAGACTCATCCGATCAACAAGACGCTCTACGGGCGCAGATCGATGGCGGCAAGATTTCGCTCACCAATCGCCTGCTCACGGCACAATGGCAAATCTTGCCGGACGGCTTACAACTCGTCCAGATGAAAGACGAGCGAAACGGACAGACGATTGCAGGCCCGAAGTCCGCCTTTTCGCTGGCCCTTGCCGATGGCTCGCAGATTCATTCCTCGGCTATGCGCCTGGTTAGTGCCCCGAAGGTCGAAGAACTGGCCGCGGATTCGCGCGCTGCTCGCTGGTCGGAACGTATCCCCGGCCGCGCCGTGACGGCTTCTTTTGAGGATACGCAGCAGCGGCTCCGCGCAGTTTGGCGTGCGATCCTTCGCGATGGATCGAACTACATCCGGCAGGAAGTGCAATTTTCTTCGCTCAAAGAAAATTTGCCGATCGCCGAAGTAACGATGGTGGAAATCGATGTCCCCGAAGCTGAAGTTGCAGGCACCGTCAAAGGCTCACCCGTCATCTCAGGGACTTGGTTTTTCGGTTTCGAGCATCCGCTGTCGCAGAGTACTGTTGAGGGCACTCGCTTGTCTTGCAGCATCGATCGCCAGCTGCCGCTCGTCCATGGCCGCGACGCGTCCTATTCATCCGTAATTGGCACAACAGCTCCCGGCCAGCTTCGGCGCGATTTCTTGCGCTATGTTGAACGCGAGCGCGCTCATCCGTACCGCACGTTTCTGCATTACAACTCCTGGTACGATCTCGGTTATTTCACGCCTTATGACCAAGCGGGGGCGTTGGACGTGATTCGCGCCTTCGGCGAAGAGCTGCACGTGAAGCGCAATGTAACGCTCGATTCTTTCCTCTTCGATGACGGCTGGGACAATCACAAATCGCTCTGGAATTTCAATTCGGGTTTTCCGAATGGCTTCGCTCCGGTCAAGGAAGCAGCGCAGAAATATCATGCGGCGCCGGGCATTTGGCTTTCGCCATGGGGAGGTTACGACGGCCCGCGCAAGGAGCGCCTGGAATATGGCAAGCAACAAGGCTATGAGGAAAACTCCGGCGGCTTCGTGCTTTCCGGGCCTAATTATTTCAAGCGCTTCCGCGAAGTTTGCCTGGAAATGATCCGCACCTACGGCATCAATCAATTCAAATTCGACGGCACGGGCAACGCGTCCACGGTATATCCCGGCAGCGAATTCGATAGCGATCTTGGCGCTATGATCAACCTGATCGGTGACTTGCGCCGCGCCGAGCCGGATCTTTACGTGAATCTCACGACGGGCACCTATCCTTCGCCCTTCTGGCTGCGCTATGCCGATTCCATTTGGCGCGATGGCGACGATCATTCCTTTGCAGGCGTCGGCTCGAATCGCCAGCAATGGATCACGTATCGCGATTCCGCGACGCACGAATACGTGGTTCGCCGCGGCCCGCTTTATCCGTTGAATTCCTTGATGCTTCACGGCCTGATCTACGCGCGCCACGCCGAAAAACTGAGCGACGATCCGGGCCATGATTTTCCCGCTGAAATCCGTTCCTACTTCGGCACGGGAACGCAGCTTCAGGAAATGTACGTTACGCATTCTCTGCTTTCCATTTCCGACTGGAATACGCTCGCCGAAGCCGCGCGCTGGTCGCGCCGCAACGCCGATATTCTCGTCGACACACACTGGGTCGGTGGCGATCCGTCGCATCTGAAGGTTTACGGCTGGGCGTCGTGGTCGTCTCGCGGCGGAATTGTCACGCTCCGCAATCCGGATAAAGCGCCGCAAGTGTTTGAACTCGACGTGCAATCCGCGTTCGAGCTGCCGTCCGCCGCTGCCGAAAATTATGTCGCGCGCAGCCCCTGGAAAAACGACGCGGGTGTCACGGATATAAATCTTCGCGCTGGGCAGCCGCACACATTCACATTGCGACCTTTCGAAGTCCTCACACTGGAAGCCGCTCCGCGATGACTTTCACGGCCGCCGACTGGCTCATCGTCATCGGTTATCTTGTCGGCTCGGTCTCTATCGGTCTCGTCGGCAAGCGCTACCTCGGCGACGTTTCGCAATATCTCGTCGCCGGCCGTGAATTGGGCCTCTATGTCGGCATCGCCACGCTCGCCGCCACGGAAATCGGCACGATCACCTATATGTACAACGGCGAGCTTGGTTATCGCTTCGGCTTCGCTTCGTTTGCCGCCGCGCTGATTTCCGGCGTAGTGATGATTTTCGTCGGCCGCACAGGCTTCATTATCAGCCGTTTCCGCCAGCTCAAATTGATGACCGTGCCGGAATTTTTCGAGATTCGCTACAGCCGCGGCCTCCGTCTCGTCACCGGAATTCTGGTCGCGCTGGGCGGAATCCTCAACATGGGCGTGTTTTTGAAAATCGAAGGCGAATTCCTGACCATCGTCAGCGGTATTCCCGCGCGTTATCTCGTCGCCGTGATGACCGGGATTCTTCTTCTTGAGCTTCTCTACACCGTCGTCGGCGGAATGGTCTCCGTGGTCATCACGGATTTTCTGCAATACGCGCTGCTCTCCATCGCCACAATTCTCGTCACGATCTATGCCGTGCATTTTGCCGGATGGCACAACATCGTCCACAAAGTCGCTGCGACGATGGGCAACGCCGGCTTCA
Protein-coding sequences here:
- a CDS encoding nucleotidyltransferase family protein, coding for MQQGAIFAGEPNEPGHAIVNTAPNEITKAVILARGLGKRMRSPDSSADLADEQARAADAGMKAMIPIGRPFLDFVLAALADAGFTEVCLVVGPEHTAIREYYASIPARRVRICFAIQENPMGTANALLAAESFTAGESFLVLNSDNYYPVEVFQALRALGEPGLPAFEREGLLRESNIPSDRIRGYALLEISAKGYLKRIIEKPDEMPQAVASREIFISMNCWRFSPAIFRACREVPRSARGEFELPEAVQYGLASLGLRFKTIPFRAGVLDLSYRGDIAEVAKRLADVRVEL
- a CDS encoding galactokinase family protein, encoding MSAVESSAKSALFARLLRELQGMREGGASFHYAFFIPGRLEFLGKHTDYAGGRSLLCAIEHGICIVAAPRDDAQICIFDAGRASSVDFEFTASIEPTAGHWSNFPMTVARRLARDFPGKRVGADIVFASDLPRASGMSSSSAFMVAIFFVLAQANELWQTQSYLRAISSREDLAGYLAAIESGASYKAFLGTRGVGTHGGSEDHVAILCSRAGFLRQYSFCPIHFEREISLPERHRFVIGVSGVKADKTGDARDAYNRASEAAERIMDLWRRTTGRSDSSLAAVLSSYPEASDQLRQILSGSKDADYPASALLDRVTQFAEESNGIIPSAGDALARGDFARLGVLVDRSQFLAETLLKNQVPETIELARSARSFGAAAASAFGAGFGGSVWALVDSGREEEFCNAWAAHYHQRFPERADDSRFFVSGPGPGLVQFD